gtcaagatagatagatagatagatagatagatagatagatatgaaggtaggtagatagatagatatgatGGTAGGTAGATAGATCCAATCCACATACTGGTGGCCATAACATATACAGCATAACTTATATAACAGTCTGTTATTGACTTGATTCATGATGGGAACTGGTTCAGCAGGGTTGACAGCAATTGAAGGGTTTCAGTCAGTAAGTCCCTTTCGAGGAAAAAATACTACCTGAAATCACtcaatatttctaaaacatATAGATGACTGCTTTCAAAACTGTTACTGTTTGCAGTCAAAGTCTTATAACAGCTAATAACTTGTTCCTAATGGAGGTTGTGTCCCTTCAACTGCTGACTGGTCGCCATGCTTTGTTAATGTCTCCTGACTGGTTGCATTGTTTGTTGCAGTGCACGGCCACGCTGGACGGCTGGTGTTCGGCACCTTGAAGGGGAGGccatgtgtttgcatgcaggGACGCTTCCACCTGTACGAGGGCTACCCCATCCAGAAGGTAGGTCTGCTGCAAGAGTGCCAACCAGTTACACAACAAGTCAAACAGAACGACTCTGAGTCCGTTATCACATTGTGGTTGTGTCACACTGTCCCTGTACAAAACATCCTGTCACATCCAAGAGTATGTGGTGTGCAAAATAGATAGCAGTAAGACCATTGAGACCAATTAGCTTACAATGACAGATTTGTGTGACCAATAAGAAATGCTGCATGACACCTCTCCCTTTATAGCTCAATGGGAAGAGCAAAAGAACTGCCCAACAAATGGTTatgttatatatgtatatatatgtgtgtgtgtgtgtgtttccagatcACACTGCCCATGCGCATCTTCAAGCTCCTGGGTGTGGAGACGGTGGTGCTGACCAACGCCGCCGGAGGCCTCAATCAGGACTTTAAAGTGGGAGACATCATGATCATCAAAGACCACCTCAACATGCCCGGCTTCGCTGGCAACAACCCGCTGTCTGGACCCAACGATGAGAGGTAGGTGGAGCAGtgtgccgctgtgtgtgtgtatgtgtgtgtgtgtgtgtgtgtgttagacctGTGCGAAAAGGTGTATACATATAATAAGAATTCACCAGAACAGTGCAGATAGTTTCAAGTAAATTGTCACTAACAGAAAAACTACCATGACTTTCAAACATTTTCCTGTGGTCGGTACTCACTGCTGCATGTGACAAACACCACCCGTCCAGTGCTCCAGGCAGACGCAGTAATATTAATCAAACAAACGCCCGATGTGTTTGTCTGGAAACCTGTCGCgcttgttcacacacactcaacaaaaAGAGCATCAGGAACCCTCTCCCCTTTTagccctctctcacctctccatccctccatttctctctctctctctctcccaggttcGGTGTGCGTTTCCCCTGCATGTCTGACGCGTACGAcagggagctgcagcagctggccaTGGACGTGGGACAGGAGCTGGGCTACGCAGACTTCCTGAGGGAGGGGGTGTACTGTGTGCTGGGCGGACCCTCGTTCGAGACCATCGCCGAGTGCCGCATGCTGCACAAACTGGGGGCTGATGCCGTTGGTGAGTAGCGTGTCTCATACCAACTCAAGGGTTCTTTTTGTGGAGCTTCATGCTGATTGCTGGTCACTGGTACACATTATAGTAAAGTAATGGTATTTGGGCAGCACTAATTCATCAGTAGTTagcctttaaagctgcactaggcaagacttTTATCACAAAATGGGAAGAGCgtcccaaacccccccccccccccattgagaccctgtagattcacattatttgcccaaatgacaTTCTGGtgtcacttctccacccacaagaagtgacgaatcaaaactttaGAGCAAAATctaaactgtctcctaaacaacagtgagcagcgctccgtccagagaaagctggactcaccaacgttagatcttttcctgtctcgtctctttggtctcctgtggtataaagcatcacagaccggttggtaaacatgagcgaagTCCAAATTTTTTAGCTACCtctctagtgcagctttaaaagagtCAGGATTATCTAAGAACTTTTACAACTGCGCTGTTACTACGAATGCCTATGAATACATGTATTTAAcatcactctcctcttctcgCCAGGCATGAGCACAGTCCATGAGGTGATCGTTGCGCGCCACTGCGGCCTGCGCGTCTTCGCCCTGTCGTTGATCACCAACCAGGCGGTGATGGACTACGACAGCGAGGAGAAGGCCAATCACGAGGAAGTCCTTCAGACGGGCAAGCAGAGGGCGGAGCAGCTGGAGAGGCTGGTCTCCACCATGGTGACCAGGATCGAGCACAACAACAACTACGCCTAAAGAGACGCCATGCCGAGAAGGGGGGCGCTCATGTGTTATGAAGGCGATTTTAAGTGGTTAAGGCTTCCCATTTTATCCCATTGTGCCAAAGAAAatgccattttgtttatttaatctTTTCCAAGTTACGATGGAGATGGGTGGGTGGCTTTTTTGGTGTAGGTCAAAAGATGATTTGCATTATAGTCAGCCGAAGAATCTCACTTTGACATAACATGTAGTCAAACTAACTCAGGATCAGTCAAACAGAAGACGCTGAAGCCAAGTAACCTGTTTTCATTCCTCTGTGCCTCGTCTGAGATCAGTGAAAACATCCAAGCTGACCTCGCAGCTCATGTCCGACTCTTTGCTATTTCAGCTATGCcattcttctccttcctctttgtAATAGACAAAAGAGCAATTTTGTACATTCCTTCAGCAAGTGGCCCCAAAAAAAATGGTCGCTTcgcagtttgtttttttcatatcctTTAAAAGGGGGTGTTTCTGTTTTAACTTAATATTTGATCTGTTTGTATAAATGTCTGCAATTTAACTTAACAATGAGCAAGAATCTGCTGTAAAGATCGTAATGTTATGGTACTGTGGTTGAGCTATGTACATTAGTGAACGTAAGGTATTTgactgttcttgtttttttaatatgaatGTTGTTACTAAAGTCACTATTTATTACTATACATGAGTCTGGCTTGTTTTTTGGGTATGGAGGGGAGACATTTCTTTTATGTCTGACACTGTGAATCATACTCATTTGTAAAAGGAGATACTCGGACTATAACCATCAAAGTCTTCACCCTTTTCAGCCTTGATTTTTAGATTCAGCACAAATCTTTAATCATTAATTAGGAATGCTGAGACTCGTGAAAACCTCCCCATGTTTATTTCGTGTTCGAAAAAATGTCTATTCAAGTTTCACAGAGAAACTAAATAGTAGTAGACTGTACTGCATGATGAAGGGATCCAGAGGGACCCAGAATGTTCACATATTTTAAACGATAGTTAATGTTATACTAGCAGGATCTGGTATTTGTAACTGGACAGGAACTGCCCACTAGAATAATGGCATTGTGAGAGTATCATACAGATTCAGCTGTTTGGCAGTCCTTCAATCCCTAATCTTCACTTTTTCAGGAAATAAAGAGTttagttccaaaatgaaatatccaccatttgaaaactaTGACAAACTAATTGACAGAACAAATTTAAAGCAAATAATAGTACTGTTAAAAGGATGGTAGGTAAACTCCTTGCTTGACAAACTGTGTGACAAACTTTTACAtagatcctctatattttggGGCTGTCAATCGATGCCCCTCAatgagtgatttattttttttctaaaatcaacgtaacattttggaatagaactcttcaaATACAAAGTTTACTTGCTCCCTTGGTTGAGTAGAAATTAGTTTAGGCAGGCTGACAACATATCACATTTCACACTGCATGCATACAACGTATCTGTAAATCCCTATTGCATAATTGTATACCTTCACCTAAAATATCGACATGTTCTTGTCCCTATTGAGTGGCAAGATAAAGCAAGGCTGACACATCCCTTTTTTAAACCACTGACATCCGATTCAAACCATGATATAAAAGTTTAAAGTTAattctttttttcatattttgtaaaACTGTTGATAAAAAAGTGCCATGCATAATGATAAGCAGGTATGTCCTAATCATAAACAGgatttgttttgaagaaatgcatATAACACAACACATTCTCTATGATACAACAGGCCACCATTGTCTCTACATGAACTGCGGGGCCCGGTAATGGTTCATGAGCGGGCCCCTTAATGTTGAGGCGGAAGCAAAGCTTGGCACAAGATGTAAACAAAAACTGTCAGGCCAGCAGCCTTCCTACAAAGGTCTAGTAGAGATACATAGTGTGCATATTCATATTCACTGAACGCTGGGTGTTGAGATAGGCTGGGACCGGAGCCTGCACACTCAGCAGCTCTCTGCAACCGCAGCTGACACCAACACCATGATAACTGACAGCAGTTTCAATTTCTCTCCTATCTTAATACCATAATCAACGTTGAGAGCAGTAGCCAACGTTGCGGCCAGCAccatgcagattggagtttcacTTATTCAAGGATTTCACAGCGGcaaagctgctctggaggcagaaataatcttattggttgaattaaacctcagtgggcggagccaaagaaccacatttTTATGGAGCACAAGTTGGccaactggcaaacttgaatgacacataaaaaatatatatgatttctttttcattcattcatgaccatggcattcatgatcttggaaggtaAACAGGTTAGCTAACTGCTTTTCCTAGATAGCATAGATAAATTAGTACAGCTAGACTGCATTTTTTCACCaagcaagctagctagttagctagcaagaggtttcataaaattaaaaaatctctcttacctcttgcctttttcgcTGGGCTTCAGTCTACTTAGCCataaaaactgtggttctttggctccgcccattgaggtttaactcaaccaatgagattatttctgcctccagagcagctctgcctccgttAATGTTTGCATAACTAAGACTCCAATCTGCGAGCACCATGGAGGCCCCAACCCTGTCAGTGTTACCACAGAGTTGACCGCCAGGCTACGAGAAATGACCTTCCTTCCATTGGCAAAATAGGTAGCAAGTCTAGGCAATGCTTTGGCGCATGTTCCCAATACAGGCATTGTAAACATGAATTTACAGTCTTATAGCATCAGAGGACCTCAGCAGCGAGgagcatggaggagaggaaggatcGGAGAAAAGGCACTTCTGAACTGACACACACTGGGCCTGGGACAGGGGCAGGTTGCAGTGCAAGAGTTACTGAGGACATCCAGGAGACGTCCAGCCATCTCTAGGCAAACATGGTCAGGGAGATCCACTGTacaacagggagaggagagagaaagaggctacATGCACTGCCACAAAGTAGACTCCCAAAAACTAAATGTTAATTAGAGAGTAATCACATGTATCTTAATAGAATGTACACACAAGCTATTATGGAAATGAGAAGTAAATGTGCAACATGTGAACACATCTGCAAAACTGTTTCAGTATAACTATAAATGTAGATGAAATCTGGATGAACTGCAGAGATGCAGTATGCATGAACAATAGGAAAGGATTTCtagaaaaatgtgaatgtgccGTCTTACTTGGAAGAAGTTGAGGGACATGACACCATCTGCATCTGTGTCCATTGTCTTGAAGGTCTCTGCAGGGCGAGAGGCAGAGAATCACTCACTGTACAAGCCCAGCTACTGGGTAGAAAACCTATAATCTGATTTAATGTATGTTATGTTTCATCGCATTCTGAACCTTTAAAATTAGATCACGCGGCTCTCATGGTACAATCACACTTTAGCATCTTGAGCATTAATCATAATATGTGTTTATGACAGTCAGCAACTCATAGACtcattttaaaaggaaaataaagccAAATAGCAGAGAGGCTTTATGTATTTCAAAATTGAATTTCATTGACAAATTTCAAGCTGAAGAAATTGATCTGGGTTCCAGGCCTTCAAATCTCAAGATTTACTTTGGAAACTCTTCAATCAATGGCTCAAGATTACACTCTTGTATCAtagatttacttttttttttattacaccaAAACCCAGCCTCTGTAGAAATTGCTAAAACACCTAAATGCACAGTAGTGGTGTTAGTGCATTCACCAAACAATTAAATAATCTGAAATAGAAGTCTTAACTTgatttgaaagtttgaaagttttccctttaaaggaacagttcactcccaaaatgaaaattctgtctttatttatcAGTCCAAATTCCACTTAAATTTGCACAAAACACAGTGAGTTAGTGGTAACACTCTTTTGGTCTTTGGGTCTTTTGGACTGGCAtttattttggcttttttcttttgtattacAAAATACTTtaattatgctgcacaagctgtttagAGAAATTTGATGGTTCATTTTatgagctgtgtgtttggtggtcgtATGAACTTCAGTGGCGTTTTCGACTGACATTGGGGTGGAGTGGAAAATGACTGAAATTTCCTTTTGGGGTGAACTGCTCTTTTAAGAAGCTGAGGGAAAGTTATTAAGGGTGTGCAGTAGTGGGACTCACTGAACATAGTCTCCAGTCTGACCAGACAGGTGACAAAGTTGTCGAAGTCAACCGACAAGTCAGCCTCTGTGTAGCGCAGGATGATCAGCTGGAACAGGTGGTTGGTCAGCTTGAATCCTGGAGGCCAGTGGAAACAGGAAAATCAGACCACGAGTGGCTAAAAATCTTTACATAACAGCAACTTCTTTCCATCTTTGGAATAGGAAACATTATAACCCAGTTGTAATCCCCTTTCAAAGTGTGGAATCAAGTGTGAAAATGCAACTTGCACTTGAACGTGTGTATTTTGGGAAGAACAGGGGGGGCCAAACAGTACCTGCAGCTTCAAGAGCCATCCTCATCTCATAGGAACTCATGGTGCCAGACTTGTCCACGTCATGCTCCCTGAATACAGTCTAGCATGGTGATACAGACAGACGGAggcagaggaaaacaacagacagaaaagaagaatagacaagagacagagacagacaagcagTGAGACGGCAAACCTCACAAACAGATGAGAAACCGGCGCAGTGGCCAGATGTCaaaacaaacagctgaatgACGCAAGTACCATGAAGCAGGATCAATAATATTTGGCCTGATTTCCATATTTGACCGGCCTGCGTTTAAACTCACCAGGTATCGTTTGATCTTTTCCCAGAGGACATGGAACTCCGTCAGCCCCAGTTTGCCACTGCCGTCCGTCTGGCCAGAGATGTTAAGGAACTTGATCTTTTGTTTACTTTGCTCTAGGTTTTATATTGATGAATAGTAATAATGTGATTCTTTTTACTGCCTGTAGGGAATTTCTCGACCCGCTTGTCCTacggttgaaggacagtctccagtctcactaacaataataatacattttatttacatagcGCTTTCTCAAAGCACAGCATAAAAACGGCATTAAAAAACAGCTGTTAGGAGGTTTAGATTTACACTGAAAGGCATTTGATTTACACTGAAAGTAAATTCCTAGATCTCCCAGACAgcaaaatataacaaacacgCCTGTTTCCAGAGAATATTTATGTGTCATCAATAATGGAGAAAAGCTAGGTACCAAAATAAGAGCtaagcagaatttttttttgacCCGATCTCATATCAAGGATACATCCATGAGGTTTATCATACTGCGGCAAGCTTCTTTAGTGAAGCCGTCCGTCTTCAGGTCTTTATCTGTTCGcgtgagaaagacagaagaggaaagGGATTATTTTTGTGCCATTGCTGTTCCGAAATGAAacatccatcatttgaaaaaaaaaaagtgatgcctactcttgcaaaatgatagcacaaaattcaaacaaattataGTACTTTTTTGAATCTAGCAGATAAATTATGACacttacagactggatcctctatattttagagatactgaatgacaAATGTGAggtatttttttcccaaaatggataaatgGCATTTTCAAATAGAACTCTTTATGTTGCAAAACCAAATTTTCTGTTGTGACTAACGTTTGCTGATGATCCTGTTCAGTATGGTTTGCAGTTCTGTGACGCTGATCTCCATGTCCTGTTGGCACAAACAGAGATGGTGATATCTTATGACTACATATCCCATAAACCACTCCACCAGCTCCACTTAACTGCCAAAGCGTACTTACCGGCCCCGCCAGCTGTCTGAAGAGACTCTTGAAGGCTTGGTCGATCTGGCTCTCATCTAACTcagtctgaaacacacacacacacacacacacacacacagatttacttCCCATTCAAACGTTTTGGTTTCTTTCCACACATCATGAGCGGTCATGTGTCATAAATCAGTCATCGTGTTTCATCCTCTCACCTCAGTTGGAAGCTCCGCAGTAACATCATCATCAAGCTCCCTGTAGCACAGAAAAAACTCAATTACTCGGTGCCTTATTTTAGAATATTTCTTCCCTATTTGCATATTGATCTCATTCATTGCATTTATGCTTTGTTATTATCACCATCATCTCGGTCTCAGTCTCTGTTTCTGACTGCCTTTCTGTTCTTCCTAACTCTACAGCCTGATCAATATATCTGATAGCACTGGCTTACTGGCATATTCCATAAGTAGACCGATAAGATCAGCAAtgtaaaatttaaatttaacagCTTATGATAAGATTTTCAGTACTTTACACATttgagaagaaagaagaaagaaacaattataaacaaaattgtATAATATATGTCAAATTCGGGGTTGTAAGGATGAATTATACTAACAATGACAGCACAAAAATAGCTAATTTTCAGTCATTTCCCCCCCGCAAATATCACATCAGACCCCAAAAATCCCAGCTCCTTCTCGCCCCCTCCCTCGCACCACTCACTCAGAGTTGGCGGGCTTCTCGGAGAACACCCTGAGCACAAAGTCGCCCTCTTTCTGCGGTTCGAAGGTGGAGGGGACGATGATGTATTCGCCGGCCGGCAGCCGGAAGCGCGAGCTGACCTCCCTCAGGTTGATGAAGAGCTCCGAGCGGGCGCTGGAGCCGTGCGTCAGGAAGAAGTCTCTCTTCAGGTGGACGCCCGACCGGCCCATGTACTGACGGGAGGGAGAGGAACTCGCATTCAGACTCAGACCGCTCGCCGAAACATCGCCACGCTCATGTCCCTTGGCTCATTTAAGCTAGCTGATTGGCAGCAGGGTGGAGTTTTCGTTATACTCAAAATACTCATGTTCTCCAAAATACACCCGTTCTCCTCTCAAGACTCTATCAAGTGTAAATGTTGTAAATCAGGGTTCAATCCCATTATTGTATGTATCTCACAATCTTGAGGTAGAAATGTGGTATTAGCATTTGAGAAACAGgttgtccatgaagagtgagaggagagtggagaggggaaCAGCAAAGCCCATACCTCATCTGGAACCtgcaaaacacagagagagagagacaggagttaACCTCATGTGATCAGAACTACAGCCACTCAGACAAAACACTTGCAAGAAGAGAGACTTTTGTTCGATAAAAAGTTCCACGAGCTCCTGACCTCGTAGATGGCGAAGCCGATGGTCTCCATGTCCTGGCCCTCCCTCCGCTTCTTCCTGCGGTCCTTCTGCATGAGGGCAACCAGGAAGCTGCACTCGGATTGGCCGGTCATGTCCGGGTGCTGCAGCGCGATCTTGAACTGGGGGTTGATCCAAAAGGTTGCTGGGGACAGAGGGTGAAAAGTTCAGATCggttctcttttctgtctttcgtTTGTTATTCACTAATCTGGATCGTGATTGCCTTCCAGCGAGGCCACAACGTCACTTTGTGAAATGTAAACGACAATTAGACTCATCACAGCTGGGGGCATCATGAATATTCTATTGGCCTTAAAAATATGTTGTTGAAAATTTGCTTTTTGTAAAGTCAGAAGTAGCTAAGAAAACATAATTTCTGCTGTGATCGAGACAACAGAAATTATGTTTTCTCGGTTACTTCTGTCTTTTGAAGGTTGATACTGACACCAGTGTTTCTGGATTTAGCTTCCCGATAGCCGTTACTTTTTGTCCATATTTAACaggtttaaatttgaccattttcatatcaaaaaatccaaaataagACAGGGATTTGGTGTTTCCCCCACAACTACCCAATCAGGGTAGAAAGACTCTAAaacagactaatgaaattcttttaggtgggttagcagctcatTAAGGATCCACCACATCTATTCactggtaggggaaactctgggatacattaagACTTTTAAAAGAAGAATTCATCTATAAAAACCTTATTGAAAAAtcaagtgaataaataaaacgtgcaaagaaaatgaaattccactgcaggttttacagactttcGGCCAGACTATCGGTTCCTACACGCCCAAAcgtccctttctctccccccttccttcctcccctccgtTTCGTGCACTTTTCCCCTCGTTCCTTCCCcacccttccatccctcctccgtACCTGGGAAGTTCCTGCAGCCGCCGGCGGTGCTGCCCCTCCTCCACTCGCCCTGATAGAGCGAGGTGCTCCACTTCTTCAGCTGGTTGTTCTGCAGGGCGTCCGCCGTCAGGTTGCAGATCTCTAGACGGCTGAACTCACGCAGGAAGTCACTGAACGACatcctg
This region of Centroberyx gerrardi isolate f3 chromosome 23, fCenGer3.hap1.cur.20231027, whole genome shotgun sequence genomic DNA includes:
- the pnp5a gene encoding purine nucleoside phosphorylase 5a, with the protein product MFPEANKGYSYEDCTTTAEWLLAQTDVRPKVGIVCGSGLGGLADMLKDQVAFNYKDIPNFPQSTVHGHAGRLVFGTLKGRPCVCMQGRFHLYEGYPIQKITLPMRIFKLLGVETVVLTNAAGGLNQDFKVGDIMIIKDHLNMPGFAGNNPLSGPNDERFGVRFPCMSDAYDRELQQLAMDVGQELGYADFLREGVYCVLGGPSFETIAECRMLHKLGADAVGMSTVHEVIVARHCGLRVFALSLITNQAVMDYDSEEKANHEEVLQTGKQRAEQLERLVSTMVTRIEHNNNYA
- the capn1 gene encoding calpain-1 catalytic subunit, whose amino-acid sequence is MEAHIYATGMAAKLRSQWDRDEGLGQNHNAVKFLGQDYEALRACSLQSGNLFEDKLFSCTASSLGFNELGPRSSKTHGMRWMRPTEICRRPQFIVDGATRTDICQGALGDCWLLAAIASLTLNDNLLHRVVPHGQSFEQGYAGIFHFQFWQFGEWVEVVIDDRLPVKDGKLLFVHSAEGGEFWSALLEKAYAKLNGCYEALSGGSTSEGFEDFTGGVTEMYELRKAPSDLYSIISRAVERGSLLGCSIDITSTRDMEAVTFKKLVKGHAYSVTGVDEVVYRGNMTKLVRIRNPWGEVEWTGAWSDNSREWDSVDRSVRGRLQNRSEDGEFWMSFSDFLREFSRLEICNLTADALQNNQLKKWSTSLYQGEWRRGSTAGGCRNFPATFWINPQFKIALQHPDMTGQSECSFLVALMQKDRRKKRREGQDMETIGFAIYEVPDEYMGRSGVHLKRDFFLTHGSSARSELFINLREVSSRFRLPAGEYIIVPSTFEPQKEGDFVLRVFSEKPANSEELDDDVTAELPTETELDESQIDQAFKSLFRQLAGPDMEISVTELQTILNRIISKHKDLKTDGFTKEACRSMINLMDTDGSGKLGLTEFHVLWEKIKRYLTVFREHDVDKSGTMSSYEMRMALEAAGFKLTNHLFQLIILRYTEADLSVDFDNFVTCLVRLETMFKTFKTMDTDADGVMSLNFFQWISLTMFA